The Acinetobacter pittii genome contains a region encoding:
- a CDS encoding Bro-N domain-containing protein — translation MNAVTHFDFKSRSVRIVLDDNQEPWFCLTDVCKALDISRSSDLLQIQRGDVKNETPKRNGALDSKGVADYHTPTNGGIQKLKFINEPNLYRIIFRSNKTEALNFQNWVFAEVLPSIRKTGSYSARQSAYEELNRLCMQEKVSKDKGTFHSLGMHRRKYEKHLNAKRIQTCKANLQIAFDGLHHE, via the coding sequence ATGAACGCCGTAACCCATTTCGATTTTAAATCCAGATCCGTTCGTATTGTCCTAGATGATAATCAAGAACCGTGGTTTTGTTTAACCGATGTATGTAAGGCTTTGGACATTTCAAGATCATCTGATTTATTACAGATTCAAAGGGGGGATGTTAAAAACGAAACCCCTAAGCGAAATGGTGCATTAGATTCAAAGGGTGTGGCGGATTACCACACCCCTACCAATGGCGGTATTCAAAAACTCAAATTTATTAATGAGCCGAATTTATATCGCATCATCTTTCGATCTAATAAAACCGAAGCGTTGAATTTCCAAAACTGGGTATTTGCTGAGGTATTGCCGTCAATTAGAAAAACCGGTTCATATTCTGCTAGACAGTCAGCTTATGAAGAATTGAACCGTTTATGTATGCAAGAGAAAGTATCTAAGGATAAAGGTACATTTCATAGTTTAGGTATGCACCGCCGTAAATATGAAAAGCATTTAAACGCCAAGCGTATCCAAACATGCAAAGCAAATTTACAGATTGCTTTTGATGGGTTACACCATGAATAA
- a CDS encoding helix-turn-helix domain-containing protein, translated as MNHQTVILDYLKQGKTLSQAEAIELCDCYRLSAVIQRLRLLGHNIVTHQEPNLNSKGTHARYELKEVTA; from the coding sequence ATGAACCATCAAACTGTCATCCTAGATTATCTCAAACAAGGCAAGACCCTAAGCCAAGCTGAAGCCATAGAGTTATGCGATTGTTACCGCCTAAGTGCTGTTATTCAGCGTTTACGCCTATTAGGTCATAACATTGTGACCCACCAAGAGCCAAACCTAAACAGCAAAGGCACTCATGCCCGATACGAATTAAAAGAGGTGACAGCATGA
- a CDS encoding tyrosine-type recombinase/integrase, whose amino-acid sequence MKRTEIKRRPLSDTVLANLEPESKEYRELDGEGLYFRVKPDGKKAWLFRYKKADGKWSWLGIGTYPELSGAGARKKAREIIKDISQGDNPIITKQERKRQELEQNNATFEVLAREWLDTKANTWVKDTMTRNKGALEKHIFPIFGKRLYTSIKPIEWMNHLKGIQQHQGIYEQVNRVRAMCRDIYDFAKVTGRIDYNPLEGLQKFLQQGVKQNMSHVSEQELPALLRAINSYPTMDVRMGLQLLAMLFCRPTELREAKWQEFDLNQGIWNIPAERMKKRREHVVPLPRQAITILNELKTYETNSEYLFPSRSDKSKPKSDTVFIMALRRMGYEGRQTPHGFRHIASTLLNNRGFDERHIEAALAHVKDGVAGVYNKAQYLDDRKIMLQWYANHLEEIADQRIIQFKKAK is encoded by the coding sequence ATGAAAAGAACAGAAATCAAACGTAGACCGTTATCAGATACCGTACTAGCTAACCTTGAACCGGAATCAAAAGAATATCGGGAGCTGGACGGCGAAGGCTTATATTTCCGTGTAAAGCCTGATGGTAAAAAAGCATGGCTATTCAGATATAAAAAAGCAGATGGTAAATGGTCATGGCTGGGTATCGGTACTTATCCTGAATTATCAGGAGCAGGCGCAAGGAAGAAGGCTAGAGAGATAATCAAGGATATATCACAAGGTGATAATCCAATCATTACCAAGCAAGAACGTAAACGCCAAGAGCTTGAGCAAAATAATGCCACCTTTGAAGTATTGGCCCGTGAATGGCTGGATACCAAAGCAAATACTTGGGTAAAGGACACCATGACCCGAAACAAGGGTGCATTGGAAAAACATATATTTCCCATTTTTGGTAAACGCTTGTACACCAGCATTAAGCCGATTGAATGGATGAATCATTTAAAAGGTATTCAGCAACATCAAGGAATATATGAACAGGTAAACCGAGTTCGGGCCATGTGTCGTGATATATACGATTTTGCAAAGGTGACAGGCCGTATTGATTACAACCCATTAGAGGGGCTGCAAAAGTTCCTACAGCAGGGCGTAAAACAAAATATGTCACATGTGAGTGAACAGGAGTTACCAGCACTATTGAGGGCCATTAATAGCTACCCAACTATGGACGTTCGGATGGGCTTGCAGCTTTTGGCCATGTTGTTCTGTCGACCTACCGAGCTAAGGGAAGCCAAGTGGCAGGAGTTCGACTTGAATCAAGGGATATGGAATATACCAGCCGAGCGCATGAAGAAACGCCGTGAGCATGTAGTGCCTTTACCTAGGCAAGCTATTACCATACTAAATGAGTTAAAAACTTACGAAACCAATTCTGAGTATTTATTTCCGAGCAGATCAGACAAGAGCAAGCCAAAGTCGGACACAGTTTTCATTATGGCCTTGCGCCGTATGGGGTATGAAGGTAGACAAACACCGCACGGATTTAGGCACATTGCCAGCACCTTGTTAAACAATCGTGGTTTTGATGAACGTCATATTGAAGCAGCACTGGCACACGTAAAGGATGGCGTGGCAGGCGTATATAACAAGGCTCAATATTTAGATGATAGAAAAATCATGCTGCAATGGTATGCGAATCATTTAGAAGAAATTGCAGATCAAAGGATTATTCAGTTTAAAAAGGCTAAATGA
- the ggt gene encoding gamma-glutamyltransferase family protein, translating into MNKRYSFLFSSLLAVGLLQGCGDDSSSDQPKDDSNTTPPNLIVDNDPTSCSKLAQDGSSVVVGSNQNGDPAAPEGASGYRLGNTVKYADKYMVVANTPLAVKAGCDVLKAGGSAVDAAVAVQAVLGLVEPQSSTIAGSGFMMYYDAKTKQVTAYDGRETAPAAANPYYLIRQNMDDPNSPAPVPSARRSGRSIGVPGVMRLLEQAQKEHGKLKWNQLFDEAIGLADNGFRIPGRLADAIASNANSLALDANAMATYFYPDGLPRKVGEIMTNKEYAKTLEALAVQGANALHTGPIAQAIVAKAGQTVGDDPARTPITPSLMTLQDLSNYEVKKRTPICTTYRDSFYVCTMPPPSSGGIAVAQTLGILENFDMSLYPPKNPENEGGVPDVMGVHLVSEAERLAYADRDKYVADTDFVALPAQGIASFIDKNYLKQRAALINPNQSMGVAPAGNFNTAAGVDTTVEHGTTQFTIVDAYGNVVSMTSTVESSMGSFHMVDGFLLSNQLTDFSANPYDSTGAPVANRVEGGKRPRSTMAPTLVFKGTTPDEFYMATGSPGGGTIIQYVVKTLVGALDWNLNAQQATSLVNFGATNSKNTNVDSSNVQLSLVDLIEGLKAKGHGISNTAQTSGISTIMKVNINNQSKYTGGVDPRREGIVLGNGAL; encoded by the coding sequence GTGAATAAAAGATATTCATTTTTGTTCAGTAGTTTATTAGCAGTCGGTTTATTACAAGGATGTGGAGATGACTCCTCGTCAGATCAGCCCAAGGATGATTCAAATACAACCCCGCCCAATTTAATTGTAGATAACGACCCCACCAGTTGTAGCAAACTGGCCCAAGACGGTTCAAGCGTGGTGGTCGGTTCAAACCAAAATGGTGACCCAGCAGCGCCTGAAGGTGCTTCGGGTTATAGACTCGGTAACACGGTTAAATACGCAGATAAATATATGGTGGTGGCCAACACGCCACTTGCAGTAAAAGCAGGCTGTGATGTTTTAAAAGCCGGCGGTAGTGCAGTTGATGCAGCCGTAGCAGTACAAGCCGTGCTTGGTTTGGTCGAGCCACAGTCGAGTACCATTGCCGGTAGTGGTTTTATGATGTATTACGATGCCAAAACCAAACAGGTCACGGCTTATGATGGTCGTGAAACCGCACCCGCCGCAGCTAACCCATATTATTTAATTCGCCAAAATATGGATGACCCAAATTCACCAGCACCTGTACCAAGTGCGCGCCGTAGTGGTCGCTCGATTGGTGTGCCGGGTGTGATGCGTTTACTTGAACAAGCGCAAAAAGAACACGGCAAACTCAAATGGAACCAGTTGTTTGATGAAGCCATTGGTTTAGCTGACAACGGTTTCCGTATTCCGGGGCGTTTGGCAGATGCCATTGCAAGTAATGCAAATAGCTTGGCGCTCGATGCAAATGCAATGGCGACCTATTTCTACCCAGATGGTTTACCACGAAAAGTGGGTGAAATCATGACCAATAAAGAATATGCAAAAACGCTTGAAGCACTTGCTGTACAAGGGGCAAATGCATTGCACACTGGGCCAATTGCTCAAGCGATTGTGGCAAAAGCAGGCCAAACGGTAGGGGATGACCCAGCAAGAACTCCAATTACGCCAAGTTTGATGACCTTACAGGATTTATCAAACTATGAAGTGAAAAAGCGTACTCCAATTTGTACCACTTACCGTGATAGTTTCTATGTATGTACCATGCCACCTCCATCTTCGGGAGGGATTGCGGTTGCGCAAACGCTGGGTATTTTAGAAAACTTTGATATGTCGCTTTACCCACCTAAAAACCCTGAAAATGAAGGTGGTGTGCCAGATGTGATGGGTGTGCATTTAGTGTCTGAAGCAGAACGTTTGGCCTACGCCGACCGCGATAAATATGTGGCAGACACTGACTTTGTCGCTTTACCAGCACAGGGTATTGCAAGCTTTATTGATAAAAATTACTTAAAACAACGTGCAGCACTAATTAACCCGAACCAAAGTATGGGCGTTGCTCCAGCGGGTAATTTCAATACAGCAGCGGGTGTCGACACGACTGTTGAACATGGTACGACTCAGTTCACGATTGTAGATGCCTATGGCAATGTGGTTTCAATGACATCGACTGTTGAATCGAGCATGGGTTCATTCCACATGGTGGATGGTTTCTTGCTGTCAAACCAGTTAACTGACTTTAGTGCGAACCCTTATGATAGCACTGGGGCACCAGTTGCCAACCGTGTAGAAGGGGGCAAACGCCCACGTAGTACTATGGCGCCAACTTTAGTGTTTAAAGGCACCACGCCAGATGAGTTTTATATGGCAACAGGTTCACCAGGTGGCGGTACCATCATTCAATATGTGGTTAAAACTTTGGTAGGTGCATTAGACTGGAATTTAAATGCACAGCAGGCCACTTCACTTGTTAACTTTGGTGCGACCAATAGTAAAAACACCAATGTAGATAGCTCGAATGTGCAGCTTTCTTTAGTTGACCTGATTGAAGGTTTAAAAGCAAAAGGGCATGGCATCTCTAACACTGCGCAAACCAGTGGTATTTCAACGATTATGAAAGTAAATATAAATAATCAAAGTAAATACACAGGTGGGGTAGACCCACGCCGTGAAGGGATCGTGTTAGGCAATGGTGCTTTATAG
- a CDS encoding DHA2 family efflux MFS transporter permease subunit: MKTQTPFAELSGGRLILAAFVIALSNFMVVLDTTIANVSVPHITGNLAVSSTQGTWVVTSYAVAEAICVPLTGWLAGRFGTVRVFIFGLIGFTIFSFLCGLANSLGMLVFFRIGQGLCGGPLMPLSQTLLMRIFPQEKHAQAMGLWAMTTVVGPILGPILGGLISDNLSWHWIFFINIPVGIVCVLAAIRLLKPAETETISLRIDTVGLGLLILWIGALQLMLDLGHERDWFNSTSIVVLGLTAAIGFVVFLIWELTDKHPVVDVKVFRHRGFAISVLALSLGFGAFFGSIVLIPQWLQMNLSYTATWAGYLTATMGFGSLTMSPIVAKLSTKHDPRALASFGLILLGGVTLMRAFWTTDADFMALAWPQILQGFAVPFFFIPLSNIALGSVLQQEIASAAGLMNFLRTMAGAIGASIAVTVWDDHAKVARSEMVSNLHTTEVQNTLLQNGFTADSTLGIISNLVDKEAITMSANHVFLLFAMVFVFAGLVIWLCPKPKQVSGMPSH, from the coding sequence ATGAAAACGCAAACACCTTTTGCCGAACTAAGCGGTGGCCGTTTAATACTGGCAGCGTTTGTTATTGCCTTGTCGAACTTTATGGTCGTGCTCGATACGACCATTGCTAACGTATCTGTACCGCATATTACCGGTAACCTTGCCGTTTCAAGTACACAAGGAACATGGGTTGTTACGTCGTATGCTGTTGCAGAAGCGATTTGTGTACCTTTAACAGGTTGGCTTGCAGGGCGCTTTGGAACCGTTCGGGTTTTTATTTTTGGTCTGATTGGTTTTACCATTTTTTCTTTCTTGTGCGGCCTAGCAAACTCATTAGGGATGCTGGTGTTTTTCCGTATTGGCCAAGGTCTATGCGGTGGCCCGCTTATGCCACTCAGTCAAACTTTGCTCATGCGCATTTTCCCTCAAGAAAAGCATGCACAGGCGATGGGTCTATGGGCCATGACTACCGTCGTTGGACCAATTTTAGGACCAATTTTGGGTGGTCTGATTAGTGATAACCTGTCTTGGCACTGGATTTTCTTTATTAACATACCAGTCGGCATTGTTTGTGTTTTAGCGGCAATCCGTTTGCTTAAACCTGCCGAAACAGAAACGATTTCTTTAAGAATCGATACCGTCGGTTTAGGTCTGTTAATTTTGTGGATTGGTGCGCTACAGCTCATGCTCGATTTGGGGCACGAACGCGACTGGTTTAATAGCACCAGCATTGTGGTGTTAGGCTTGACTGCCGCTATAGGCTTTGTGGTATTCCTCATATGGGAGCTGACCGATAAGCATCCCGTCGTGGATGTCAAAGTCTTTAGGCATAGGGGCTTTGCTATTTCGGTACTGGCCTTGTCGCTTGGCTTTGGCGCGTTCTTTGGCAGTATTGTACTGATTCCGCAGTGGCTGCAAATGAACCTTTCCTACACCGCGACGTGGGCCGGGTATTTAACTGCAACCATGGGCTTTGGTAGTTTGACCATGTCACCGATTGTGGCAAAGCTTTCGACCAAACATGACCCACGGGCACTGGCGAGTTTCGGTTTGATTTTGCTGGGTGGTGTGACCTTAATGCGGGCATTCTGGACCACAGACGCCGACTTTATGGCACTGGCTTGGCCACAAATTCTGCAAGGTTTTGCTGTACCGTTCTTCTTTATTCCACTGTCGAATATTGCACTCGGTTCAGTACTCCAGCAAGAGATTGCATCTGCTGCGGGTCTCATGAACTTCTTAAGAACTATGGCAGGGGCGATTGGTGCGTCAATTGCGGTGACCGTGTGGGATGACCACGCCAAAGTTGCACGTAGTGAAATGGTATCAAACCTTCATACGACTGAAGTACAAAACACACTTTTGCAAAATGGGTTTACGGCTGACTCGACCTTAGGAATTATTTCAAACCTTGTCGATAAAGAAGCGATTACCATGTCGGCAAACCATGTATTTTTGCTATTTGCGATGGTGTTTGTCTTTGCGGGGCTGGTGATTTGGCTGTGCCCAAAACCCAAACAGGTTAGCGGCATGCCTTCTCACTAA
- a CDS encoding EmrA/EmrK family multidrug efflux transporter periplasmic adaptor subunit — MTDAQSNVQETVPTTSASDENNQNKRKKFLGFFALILLIAAILYAIWALFLNNSVSTDNAYVGAETAQITSMVSGQVAQVVVKDTQTVHRGDVLVRIDDRDAKIALAQAEAELAKAKRQYKQTAANSSSLNSQVVVRADEINSAKAQVAQAQADYDKAALELNRRAQLAASGAVSKEELTKAQSAVETAKAGLELAKAGLAQASSSRKAAESTLAANEALIQGVSETSTPDVQVAQAHVEQAQLDLERTVIRAPVDGVVTRRNIQVGQRVAPGTSMMMIVPLNDLYVDANFKESQLKKVRPGQAVTLTSDLYGDDVEYHGKVMGFSGGTGSAFALIPAQNATGNWIKVVQRLPVRIALDPKELAEHPLRVGLSMEAKVDLSAK, encoded by the coding sequence ATGACTGATGCACAAAGCAATGTACAAGAAACAGTGCCAACAACATCTGCCTCGGATGAAAACAATCAAAACAAGCGCAAAAAATTTCTTGGTTTTTTTGCGCTGATTTTATTGATCGCCGCTATTTTGTATGCAATCTGGGCATTATTTTTAAATAATTCCGTGAGTACGGATAATGCCTATGTCGGTGCAGAAACCGCGCAAATTACTTCAATGGTGAGCGGACAGGTCGCTCAGGTTGTCGTAAAAGATACCCAAACTGTACATCGTGGTGACGTGCTGGTTCGTATTGATGACCGTGATGCCAAAATTGCATTAGCTCAAGCTGAGGCAGAACTTGCCAAAGCAAAACGCCAATACAAACAAACTGCGGCAAACAGTAGTTCTTTAAACTCTCAAGTGGTGGTGCGTGCTGACGAAATTAACAGTGCCAAAGCACAGGTTGCTCAAGCACAGGCAGATTATGACAAAGCTGCTTTAGAGTTAAACCGCCGTGCACAGCTTGCTGCCTCTGGTGCAGTGTCTAAAGAAGAGCTCACTAAAGCACAAAGTGCAGTTGAAACAGCTAAAGCAGGGCTAGAGCTTGCCAAAGCTGGTTTAGCGCAAGCCTCTTCAAGCCGTAAAGCTGCTGAAAGTACCTTAGCTGCAAACGAAGCGTTAATTCAGGGTGTAAGCGAAACATCAACACCTGATGTACAAGTTGCGCAGGCGCATGTTGAACAAGCTCAGCTTGATTTAGAGCGTACCGTGATTCGTGCGCCAGTCGATGGTGTGGTTACGCGTCGTAATATTCAAGTGGGGCAACGTGTTGCACCAGGCACCAGCATGATGATGATTGTGCCGCTTAATGATTTATATGTAGATGCTAACTTTAAAGAAAGTCAGTTGAAAAAAGTCCGTCCGGGTCAGGCAGTCACGCTGACTTCAGATTTATATGGCGATGACGTTGAATATCACGGCAAAGTGATGGGCTTCTCTGGTGGTACAGGCTCTGCCTTTGCCTTAATTCCGGCTCAAAATGCAACGGGTAACTGGATTAAAGTGGTTCAACGCTTACCGGTTCGTATTGCACTTGACCCGAAAGAACTTGCTGAACACCCACTGCGTGTTGGCTTGTCGATGGAAGCAAAAGTCGACTTATCTGCGAAGTAA
- a CDS encoding thioesterase family protein produces the protein MSEEKKNWTGNIHLGAKTDLTVVLNQLCKAFNSSPFFKHSGMIMRVVDGHIEGYIEMQPNLIGNLAFQILHGGVAATLLDSIGGIVAMEHLYRRSTPETLTETIKQVSRLATVDMRVDYLAPGRGKYFIARAEVLRLGRKGCTMRMTMVNDEDKAIAAGIASYAY, from the coding sequence ATGAGTGAAGAAAAGAAAAATTGGACTGGGAACATCCATTTAGGTGCAAAAACTGACTTAACTGTGGTTCTCAACCAATTATGTAAGGCGTTTAATAGCTCTCCTTTTTTTAAGCATAGTGGAATGATTATGCGTGTGGTGGACGGGCACATTGAAGGCTATATCGAGATGCAACCCAACCTGATTGGCAATTTGGCATTTCAGATTTTGCATGGCGGCGTTGCTGCAACTTTGCTCGATAGTATTGGTGGAATTGTGGCAATGGAACACCTATACCGCCGTTCAACTCCCGAAACTTTAACTGAAACCATTAAACAAGTATCGCGTTTGGCAACCGTCGACATGCGTGTAGATTATTTAGCACCGGGGCGTGGTAAATATTTTATTGCCCGTGCCGAAGTACTACGTTTAGGTCGTAAGGGCTGCACCATGCGTATGACCATGGTCAATGATGAAGATAAAGCCATTGCTGCGGGTATTGCTTCATATGCCTATTAA
- the hemB gene encoding porphobilinogen synthase codes for MTYTFNRPAFPATRMRRIRKNEQLRAMVSETQLTTNHLIYPVFVLPGQNQTQDIPSMPNIQRLSADLLLKKAERLLELGVSKLALFPVTPQEDKSLTAEAAWREDGLVQSTCRLLKKELPEMVLITDGALDPYTTHGQDGIIDETGYVLNDETVECLIKQALSHAEAGAEVIAPSDMMDGRIGAIRQALEANGHIYTNIMAYSAKYASSFYGPFRDAVGSASNLKGGNKYNYQMDFANRAEALHEIALDIQEGADMVIVKPGMPYLDVVREVKDTFGIPTFIYQVSGEYAMLAGAIQNGWLSDSVILESLMCCRRAGADGIWTYFAETAAEKLKEMN; via the coding sequence ATGACTTATACGTTCAATCGTCCTGCATTTCCAGCCACTCGCATGCGCCGTATCCGTAAAAATGAGCAATTGCGTGCGATGGTCAGCGAAACACAGCTCACTACCAATCACTTGATTTATCCAGTATTTGTATTACCAGGACAAAATCAAACCCAAGATATTCCAAGTATGCCAAACATTCAGCGTTTGTCGGCAGATTTGTTACTGAAAAAAGCTGAAAGACTTCTGGAATTGGGTGTATCAAAACTGGCTCTTTTTCCAGTTACCCCGCAAGAAGATAAAAGCCTCACCGCAGAAGCTGCATGGCGTGAAGATGGTTTAGTACAAAGCACATGTCGTCTGCTTAAAAAAGAATTACCAGAAATGGTGTTAATTACCGATGGTGCACTCGACCCTTACACCACACATGGTCAAGACGGCATTATTGATGAAACTGGCTATGTGCTAAACGATGAGACTGTAGAATGCTTAATTAAACAAGCGTTAAGTCACGCAGAAGCAGGTGCCGAAGTGATTGCTCCAAGTGACATGATGGATGGCCGTATTGGCGCAATTCGTCAAGCTTTAGAAGCCAATGGTCACATCTACACCAACATCATGGCCTACTCTGCAAAATATGCATCTAGCTTCTATGGTCCGTTCCGTGATGCTGTTGGCTCTGCATCCAACCTAAAAGGTGGTAATAAATATAACTACCAGATGGACTTTGCCAACCGTGCCGAAGCATTACATGAAATCGCGCTTGATATTCAAGAAGGCGCCGACATGGTGATTGTAAAACCGGGCATGCCATATCTGGATGTAGTACGTGAGGTGAAAGATACCTTTGGTATTCCGACATTCATTTACCAAGTGAGTGGCGAATACGCAATGTTAGCTGGCGCAATTCAAAATGGCTGGTTATCAGACTCAGTAATTTTAGAATCACTCATGTGCTGCCGCCGCGCTGGTGCAGACGGGATCTGGACTTACTTTGCAGAAACCGCTGCTGAAAAACTCAAGGAAATGAACTAA
- a CDS encoding NAD(P)/FAD-dependent oxidoreductase, with translation MHIAIIGAGISGLMSALELVEQGCKVSIFDQQQAGQAASWAGGGILSPMYPWRYVHAVNQLAQFGKTSYQAWNQKLYPVTGIDFEIHDTGMLIFDEEDFDVGLSYAEQHQEPMQRCEYLQRDALEQVNPHISDQFQEAIYFPELSNIRNPRVLQSLIRYLKQHPNVEFFEHTPVKKLIQQGDAIQALQTEDGRKHTADHFVITSGAWSHYWNSQLQLKIPVEPVQGQMLLFKTPAHWLPTMCMNRVMYLIPRMDGHIVCGSSMAHRGFDTSTDETTQHNILEACLEMVPELANFPIVQRWAGLRPSSPNGVPYIGKMPEMDNLWANFGHFRNGLCMGAGSAQLLRQLMLGQPTLVDAKAYSPERLQNKILA, from the coding sequence ATGCATATTGCAATCATTGGCGCGGGCATAAGTGGATTAATGTCTGCGCTGGAGTTGGTTGAACAAGGCTGTAAAGTCAGCATTTTTGATCAACAACAAGCGGGACAAGCAGCCTCTTGGGCTGGCGGAGGTATTCTCTCTCCGATGTACCCGTGGCGCTATGTGCATGCAGTGAACCAACTCGCTCAATTTGGCAAAACCTCTTATCAAGCATGGAACCAAAAGCTTTACCCTGTTACAGGGATTGATTTTGAAATTCATGACACAGGCATGCTGATTTTTGATGAAGAAGATTTTGACGTTGGTTTGTCCTACGCAGAACAGCATCAAGAACCGATGCAGCGCTGTGAATATTTACAAAGAGATGCGCTAGAACAAGTTAATCCACATATTTCCGATCAGTTTCAAGAAGCCATTTATTTCCCTGAACTATCTAATATTCGTAATCCGCGCGTATTACAGTCCCTGATTCGCTATTTAAAACAACATCCAAATGTTGAATTTTTTGAACACACTCCTGTTAAAAAACTGATTCAACAAGGTGATGCCATACAAGCTCTACAAACCGAAGATGGTCGCAAACATACAGCAGACCATTTTGTAATAACTTCGGGCGCTTGGAGCCATTACTGGAACTCACAATTACAACTCAAAATTCCAGTCGAACCTGTTCAAGGTCAAATGCTGTTATTTAAAACCCCTGCTCACTGGCTACCGACCATGTGTATGAATCGAGTCATGTATTTGATTCCTCGTATGGACGGTCATATCGTGTGCGGGTCAAGCATGGCACATCGTGGTTTTGACACCTCTACCGATGAAACCACTCAGCACAATATTTTAGAAGCGTGTTTAGAAATGGTGCCTGAACTGGCCAATTTCCCGATTGTACAGCGCTGGGCAGGACTCAGACCAAGTTCACCAAATGGCGTTCCCTACATTGGCAAAATGCCCGAAATGGACAACCTCTGGGCAAACTTTGGTCATTTTAGAAATGGTTTGTGTATGGGCGCAGGTTCTGCACAATTGCTCCGTCAGCTTATGCTCGGTCAACCAACATTAGTTGATGCCAAAGCATATTC